One region of Leishmania panamensis strain MHOM/PA/94/PSC-1 chromosome 28 sequence genomic DNA includes:
- a CDS encoding hypothetical protein (TriTrypDB/GeneDB-style sysID: LpmP.28.3020): protein MAQTIDQVLFEWLEAAPRVPRRDRQTLLLKELMSLHALQPIFLNAREADKEETEPRSWQDNHTQAVAKVSAALRRTFLDTVDTVVARQLAESLSVSTDIDLLYGALDAHCIMLLHVAGDGPRRPAQQLRGVEDIINELSEFQESVLLLRVEHPSSKQISPAAASPPTPVKGVSQVKSWVEQCTAELKIGTQVTYYADVECTHAFFDVRSVFLFSADGAKVERISRELLPRGGHHLNDVLHSVRFGGFCVE from the coding sequence ATGGCCCAGACAATTGACCAGGTACTGTTTGAGTGGctcgaggcggcgccgcgggtGCCTCGCCGAGACcggcagacgctgctgctcaaggaACTCATGTCTCTGCACGCTCTGCAACCCATTTTCCTGAACgcaagagaggcagacaAAGAGGAAACAGAGCCGCGTAGCTGGCAGGACAATCACACACAGGCCGTAGCGAAGGTGagcgcagcactgcgccgTACATTTCTTGATACTGTAGACACTGTTGTTGCACGCCAGCTCGCAGAGTCGCTATCGGTGTCCACCGACATAGACCTGCTGTATGGAGCACTGGATGCTCACTGTATCATGTTGCTCCACGTCGCCGGGGATGGTCCGCGTCGaccagcacagcagctgcgaggcGTGGAAGATATCATCAACGAACTTAGTGAGTTTCAGGAGTCCGTGCTGCTTCTTCGTGTCGAGCATCCCTCCTCCAAACAAATTTctcccgccgccgcttcgccACCCACCCCAGTCAAAGGTGTGTCGCAGGTGAAGAGCTGGGTAGAGCAGTGCACCGCGGAGCTTAAAATCGGCACCCAGGTGACCTACTACGCCGACGTTGAATGCACACACGCCTTCTTTGATGTACGAAgcgtctttcttttctctgccgaTGGCGCCAAGGTGGAGCGTATTTCGAGAGAGCTGCTGCCCCGCGGCGGCCACCATCTCAACGATGTACTGCACAGCGTCCGTTTCGGTGGCTTTTGTGTGGAGtaa
- the CMDH gene encoding cytosolic malate dehydrogenase (TriTrypDB/GeneDB-style sysID: LpmP.28.3010), whose amino-acid sequence MAAVKVAVTSAAGQIGYALVPLIARGILLGPSTHVELRLLDIEPALQALAGVEAELDDCAFPLLDKVIVTADPRVAFYEVTIAIMCGALPRKAGMGRKDLLEINARIFKEHGEAIAAVAASDCRVVVVGNPANTNALILLKSAQGKLNPRHVTAMTRLDHNRALSMLARKAGVPVSQVRNVIIWGNHSSTQVPDVDSAMIGTTPARDAIRDTPFDDDFVKGVRGRGTEIIHLRGLSSAMSAAKAAVDHVHDWMLGTPDGVYVSMGVYSNGNPYSVPDDLIFSFPCTCRGGEWFIVAGKLKGDPPQQRLAATIAELEEEKQIRL is encoded by the coding sequence ATGGCTGCTGTGAAAGTGGCCGTGACAAGTGCAGCAGGCCAGATTGGCTACGCCTTGGTACCGCTGATTGCACGTGGTATCCTCCTCGGCCCCAGCACCCATGTGGAGCTTCGCCTCCTGGATATTGAGCCCGCTCTCCAGGCACTTGCCGGAGTCGAGGCAGAGCTCGACGACTGCGCTTTTCCCCTCCTTGACAAGGTCATTGTTACGGCAGACCCACGCGTTGCTTTCTACGAGGTCACCATTGCCATCATGTGTGGCGCCCTCCCGCGCAAGGCAGGGATGGGGCGCAAGGACCTCCTCGAGATAAACGCACGCATATTCAAGGAGCATGGCGaggccatcgctgccgtggcggcgtcAGACTGCCGCGTGGTAGTCGTCGGCAATCCGGCTAATACGAACGCGCTTATTCTACTCAAGTCAGCTCAGGGGAAGTTGAATCCCCGTCATGTGACCGCCATGACTCGCCTTGACCACAACCGTGCCTTGTCCATGCTGGCTCGCAAGGCCGGTGTACCGGTGTCACAGGTGCGCAACGTGATCATTTGGGGCAACCATAGCTCCACCCAGGTCCCCGACGTTGACAGCGCTATGATTGGCACCACCCCGGCCCGCGACGCGATCAGGGACACCCCTTTCGACGATGACTTCGTGAAGGGGGTGCGCGGGCGCGGCACCGAAATCATCCACTTGCGTGGCCTTTCCTCAGCCATGTCCGCCGCCAAGGCCGCCGTGGACCACGTGCATGACTGGATGCTTGGCACACCAGACGGCGTGTACGTGTCGATGGGTGTGTACTCGAATGGCAACCCGTATAGCGTGCCAGACGACCTGATCTTCTCCTTTCCGTGCAcatgccgcggcggcgagtGGTTTATTGTGGCCGGCAAGCTCAAGGGGGaccctccgcagcagcgcctcgccgccacaatcgcagagctggaggaggagaaacaaatAAGATTGTG